A single genomic interval of Chryseobacterium paludis harbors:
- a CDS encoding NAD(P)/FAD-dependent oxidoreductase yields METREKIIIIGGGFAGLQLAKTLNNKNKKVIVLDRVNHHMFQPLFYQVACGRIEPSNISFPFRKIFQQSRNTQFRLTEVKEIDPSQNKVITDEAEFRYDKLIIATGCKTNFFGNKDLEGRAFGMKNTQEAIGIRNHVLMTFEKLILEKSRSDDGNWNIVIVGSGPTGVELAGAFAEMKKDILPRDYPYMSFDNLKIILVSSTEKPLAVMSSEAQEKSEKYLKDLGVTFLSGEIVTDYDGDKVIMKSGKEIPSNNVIWAAGVTGNTVEGFPEEKLIRNRYIVDRYNKIKGYDNIFAIGDIAYMETPKYPQGHPQVANVAINQAKNLGKNLLKNNNEWTEFEYHDKGSLATIGKHRAVVDLPFIKFQGFLAWYFWMFLHLMLILSVRNKLAVFFNWMWSYFNKDSSLRLIISPTKKNGTLQ; encoded by the coding sequence ATGGAAACACGCGAAAAAATCATCATTATCGGAGGAGGTTTTGCGGGATTGCAGCTTGCGAAAACGTTGAACAATAAAAATAAAAAAGTAATTGTTCTGGATAGGGTAAACCATCATATGTTTCAGCCTTTATTCTATCAAGTAGCGTGTGGGAGGATAGAACCTTCCAATATTTCTTTTCCGTTCAGGAAAATTTTTCAACAATCCAGAAATACTCAATTTCGTTTAACAGAGGTAAAAGAGATCGATCCTTCACAAAATAAGGTGATCACAGATGAGGCTGAATTTCGTTATGATAAGTTAATTATTGCCACCGGTTGTAAGACGAATTTTTTTGGAAATAAGGATCTTGAAGGCAGAGCTTTCGGAATGAAAAATACCCAGGAAGCAATAGGAATCAGAAATCATGTTTTGATGACCTTTGAGAAACTCATTCTGGAAAAGAGCCGAAGTGATGATGGAAACTGGAATATTGTAATTGTAGGTAGCGGTCCAACCGGAGTAGAGCTGGCAGGAGCTTTTGCAGAAATGAAAAAAGATATCCTTCCTAGAGATTATCCTTACATGAGTTTTGATAATCTTAAAATTATTTTAGTGAGTTCTACAGAGAAGCCCCTTGCTGTAATGAGTAGCGAAGCGCAGGAGAAGTCTGAAAAATATCTTAAAGACCTTGGTGTAACGTTCTTAAGTGGAGAAATAGTTACAGATTATGATGGTGATAAAGTGATCATGAAAAGCGGCAAAGAAATTCCGTCCAATAACGTGATCTGGGCAGCTGGAGTAACCGGAAATACAGTAGAAGGATTTCCTGAAGAAAAATTAATTAGAAACAGATATATAGTAGATCGATATAATAAAATAAAAGGTTACGATAATATTTTTGCCATTGGAGATATTGCCTATATGGAAACTCCAAAATATCCACAAGGCCACCCTCAGGTGGCAAATGTAGCAATCAATCAGGCGAAAAATTTAGGTAAGAATCTTTTAAAGAATAATAATGAGTGGACAGAATTTGAATATCATGATAAAGGATCTTTAGCAACTATTGGAAAGCACAGAGCAGTTGTAGATTTGCCATTTATAAAGTTTCAGGGCTTTTTAGCATGGTATTTCTGGATGTTTTTACATTTGATGCTGATTTTAAGTGTTAGAAATAAGCTTGCCGTATTTTTCAATTGGATGTGGAGCTATTTCAATAAAGACTCATCATTACGATTAATTATTTCGCCTACTAAGAAAAATGGAACATTACAATGA
- the trmD gene encoding tRNA (guanosine(37)-N1)-methyltransferase TrmD produces MRIDIISVLPELMESPFKTSILKRAMDKGLAEVHFHHLREWAINKHRQIDDEPYGGGAGMVMMVEPLDKCISNLKSQRLYDEVIYLTPDGVTLNQKIANSLSIKCNLIFICGHYKGIDQRVRDLHVTKEISIGDYVLTGGELAACVLADSIIRLIPGVLNDEQSALTDSFQDDLLSPPIYTRPENYKGLEVPKILLSGNFKQIEEWRHDEAVRITKEKRPDLM; encoded by the coding sequence ATGAGAATTGATATTATAAGCGTACTTCCGGAACTGATGGAAAGTCCATTCAAAACTTCTATTTTGAAAAGGGCAATGGATAAAGGATTAGCAGAAGTACATTTTCACCACTTGAGAGAGTGGGCAATAAATAAGCACAGACAGATAGATGATGAGCCCTATGGTGGTGGAGCAGGAATGGTGATGATGGTTGAACCCTTGGATAAATGTATTTCTAACCTTAAATCCCAAAGGTTATATGATGAGGTTATTTACCTTACACCCGATGGAGTTACATTGAATCAGAAAATAGCTAATTCTCTTTCCATAAAATGTAATTTAATTTTTATATGTGGACATTATAAAGGGATTGATCAAAGAGTGAGAGATCTGCATGTTACTAAGGAAATTTCGATTGGAGATTATGTTCTTACAGGTGGAGAGCTCGCGGCATGTGTTTTAGCAGATTCCATCATAAGATTAATTCCAGGTGTTTTAAATGACGAGCAAAGCGCTCTTACAGATAGCTTCCAGGATGATCTTCTTTCGCCACCGATTTATACGAGACCTGAAAATTATAAAGGCCTGGAGGTTCCTAAAATTTTACTGAGTGGAAATTTTAAACAAATCGAAGAATGGCGTCATGATGAAGCTGTAAGAATAACTAAAGAGAAACGACCTGATCTAATGTAA
- a CDS encoding endonuclease/exonuclease/phosphatase family protein gives MELFTFYNVENLFLPDVKPVHKYDPTKSGLRNWDERKYSNKLFKIAHVFQLIKEENGVLPFIIGLSEVSGRKVLEELVEMDPFNSQYGIVHYNSMDERKVDVAMLYDKSKVEVIDSETITFFFEITNKNTEYYDTTRDVLYSKLKYKGEIINVFIAHLPSKREKDVNKPKRDFIMEEIRSRILNIVSSSSEHIILCGDFNENPDDENLTNILYDNNHEKMLENPFSELFFTGNYSTFHYKSGLLFDQIILSKSFFNDQNNEGVSFESAGIFKSEKISSRNKQFAGRPFRTYAGTRYLGGYSDHFPVFVKFK, from the coding sequence ATGGAGCTTTTCACTTTTTACAATGTAGAAAATTTATTTTTGCCGGATGTAAAACCTGTTCATAAATATGATCCGACAAAATCAGGTTTGAGGAACTGGGATGAAAGAAAGTACTCCAATAAGCTTTTTAAAATTGCGCATGTTTTTCAATTGATAAAAGAAGAAAATGGTGTATTGCCATTTATAATTGGTTTATCTGAAGTTTCCGGAAGGAAAGTTTTAGAAGAGCTTGTGGAGATGGATCCTTTTAATTCTCAATATGGAATTGTACATTACAATTCTATGGATGAAAGAAAGGTTGATGTTGCCATGTTATATGATAAAAGCAAAGTAGAAGTGATAGATTCAGAAACTATTACATTCTTTTTTGAAATTACAAATAAAAACACTGAATATTACGACACAACTAGAGATGTACTTTATTCAAAATTAAAATATAAAGGAGAGATTATTAATGTCTTTATCGCTCACCTTCCCTCTAAGAGAGAGAAAGACGTTAATAAACCAAAAAGAGACTTTATAATGGAAGAAATTCGTAGCAGAATTTTGAATATAGTGAGCAGTAGTAGTGAGCATATAATTTTGTGTGGAGATTTTAATGAAAACCCAGATGATGAAAACCTCACTAACATTCTTTATGATAATAATCATGAAAAAATGTTAGAAAACCCCTTTAGTGAACTGTTTTTTACTGGAAATTATTCTACTTTTCATTATAAATCTGGTCTATTGTTTGACCAGATTATATTGTCAAAGTCATTTTTTAATGATCAGAATAATGAAGGTGTGTCATTTGAAAGTGCCGGAATATTTAAGTCTGAAAAGATTAGCAGCCGAAATAAGCAATTTGCAGGCAGACCTTTCAGAACATATGCTGGTACAAGATATTTAGGAGGTTACAGTGATCATTTTCCGGTTTTTGTGAAATTTAAATAA
- a CDS encoding Lrp/AsnC ligand binding domain-containing protein → MKNSTNASYHLDSIDKEIIYMLMDNAKTSLAHISKHVGISTTAVHQRIKKLEHAGVIENSISFLNPKKIGYKVISYIGIFLDQPSHYPDVVKSLKEVNEVVEAHYTTGNYTIFLKVLCKDNDHLMQILNKLQKLKGVTRTETFISLEQGISRQLKV, encoded by the coding sequence ATGAAAAATTCAACAAATGCAAGCTATCATTTAGATTCAATTGACAAAGAAATTATCTACATGCTAATGGATAATGCTAAAACTTCTTTGGCTCACATCTCGAAACATGTAGGGATTTCAACAACTGCAGTACACCAAAGAATTAAAAAACTGGAACATGCTGGGGTTATTGAAAATTCAATTTCTTTTCTGAATCCTAAAAAAATCGGGTATAAAGTAATTTCTTATATCGGTATCTTTTTGGATCAGCCAAGTCATTATCCAGATGTTGTAAAATCTTTAAAAGAGGTAAATGAAGTGGTAGAAGCTCATTATACCACAGGAAACTATACAATTTTCCTTAAGGTTCTTTGCAAAGACAATGATCATTTGATGCAGATTCTTAATAAACTTCAAAAATTAAAAGGAGTAACAAGAACAGAAACTTTCATATCTTTGGAACAAGGTATAAGCAGACAATTGAAAGTATAA
- the deoC gene encoding deoxyribose-phosphate aldolase, protein MDIARYLDSTYLKTPQQSGISENETLQKDKDLTQEAIDNGIFAVMIRPDYVSEIKKYIQERNSNVVVGTVIGFHEGTYSIEDKITEASKAIEDGADELDFVINYKAYLEGNLQLVKDEFVRCTSLCVQNHKAVKWIIEIAALNDSQIADLTKNISEWAEENFLEKDLHSIFVKSSTGFYVTTDGKPNGATFEGIKIMLDNAGKLSVKAAGGVRTPEDAEKMISMGVKRIGTSSALSLIRNESASEGY, encoded by the coding sequence ATGGATATTGCCAGATATTTGGACTCAACATATTTGAAAACTCCTCAACAGTCGGGGATTTCAGAAAATGAAACTTTACAGAAAGATAAAGATCTTACACAGGAAGCCATTGATAATGGTATTTTTGCGGTTATGATCCGTCCGGATTATGTATCAGAGATCAAAAAATATATTCAGGAAAGGAATTCAAATGTTGTAGTAGGTACTGTAATAGGTTTTCATGAAGGAACTTATTCTATTGAAGACAAAATTACAGAAGCTTCTAAGGCAATTGAAGACGGAGCTGATGAATTGGATTTTGTAATTAATTATAAGGCTTACCTTGAAGGAAATCTTCAATTAGTAAAAGATGAATTTGTAAGATGTACCTCATTATGTGTACAAAATCATAAGGCTGTAAAATGGATCATTGAAATTGCAGCTTTAAATGATTCTCAAATTGCCGATCTTACTAAAAATATTTCCGAATGGGCAGAGGAGAATTTTCTTGAAAAGGATTTACATTCTATTTTTGTGAAATCTTCAACAGGATTTTATGTAACCACTGATGGGAAACCTAATGGAGCAACATTTGAAGGCATTAAAATTATGCTGGATAATGCCGGAAAACTTTCCGTGAAAGCTGCAGGTGGTGTAAGGACTCCTGAAGATGCTGAGAAAATGATCAGTATGGGGGTAAAGAGAATTGGAACTTCCTCGGCATTATCTTTAATTAGAAATGAATCTGCTTCAGAAGGTTATTAA
- the dusB gene encoding tRNA dihydrouridine synthase DusB, translating into MIKIGNIELPEFPLLLAPMEDVSDPPFRRLCKMHGADMMYSEFISSEGLIRDAMKSRKKLDIFDYERPVGIQIFGGDEEAMAMSARIVETVNPDLVDINFGCPVKKVVCKGAGAGVLKDIDLMVRLTKAVVSSTHLPVTVKTRLGWDSTSINIDEVAERLQETGIKALTIHARTRGQMYKGEADWEHISRIKQNPNIEIPIFGNGDIDSPEKALEYKQKYACDGIMIGRAAIGYPWIFNEIKHFFKTGEHLPEPTISDRLLAVRQHAEWSAEWKGEKLGLIEMRQHYSNYFRGVPHFKEFRKKFLEVFTLAEMDTLIKETQHFYEEYQEQV; encoded by the coding sequence ATGATAAAAATAGGCAATATAGAACTGCCGGAATTTCCGCTTTTACTGGCACCAATGGAAGATGTAAGTGACCCTCCATTCAGACGTTTGTGCAAAATGCATGGTGCAGATATGATGTACTCAGAATTCATTTCTTCTGAGGGCTTAATTCGTGATGCTATGAAAAGCAGAAAAAAGCTGGACATCTTCGATTATGAAAGACCTGTTGGAATTCAGATTTTTGGAGGTGATGAAGAAGCTATGGCGATGTCTGCAAGGATTGTGGAAACCGTAAACCCAGATTTAGTTGATATTAACTTTGGTTGCCCAGTAAAGAAAGTAGTCTGCAAAGGTGCTGGAGCTGGAGTGCTGAAAGACATTGACCTTATGGTACGTCTTACAAAAGCTGTTGTTAGTTCGACTCATCTACCTGTAACAGTAAAGACACGCTTAGGATGGGACAGTACATCTATCAATATTGATGAAGTGGCGGAACGTTTGCAGGAAACAGGGATTAAAGCCTTAACTATACATGCAAGAACCAGAGGTCAGATGTACAAAGGGGAAGCTGACTGGGAACATATTTCAAGAATTAAACAAAATCCCAATATAGAAATTCCGATTTTTGGAAATGGAGATATCGATTCTCCTGAAAAAGCATTAGAATATAAACAGAAATATGCCTGTGACGGAATTATGATAGGCCGTGCAGCCATTGGATACCCTTGGATCTTTAATGAAATAAAACACTTCTTTAAAACGGGCGAACATCTTCCGGAACCTACTATTTCAGACAGACTATTGGCCGTACGCCAACATGCAGAATGGAGTGCAGAATGGAAAGGTGAAAAACTGGGTTTAATAGAGATGAGACAACATTACAGTAATTATTTCCGTGGTGTCCCTCATTTTAAAGAATTCAGAAAAAAGTTTCTTGAGGTTTTTACATTAGCCGAAATGGATACCCTGATAAAAGAAACACAACATTTCTACGAAGAGTATCAGGAACAAGTATAA
- a CDS encoding T9SS type A sorting domain-containing protein, producing MKKIYSLFVALATITSVYSQTVITQWNFDGSTNAATTGSGAATIVVASGIPSFPSGNPGSGKSWSVSGFPAQGSGSGTAGFKFAASTVGYTGISVSLSIVGSNTSSKYFQMQYTINGTDWDNVGIATEVGSTSGSNWTSMSNAIPPTANNNIDFAVRIVSVFNPSNNNVYTPIRSSSNYATAGAIRVDNVTISGTGNTLAVSNINNLKYNFIKNTFIKDGGITFGTPVKDVKVYNIYGQIVKTASIKENATLNVSELQKGNYFVTGIVNGQPISQKVLID from the coding sequence ATGAAAAAGATCTATTCTCTATTTGTTGCTTTGGCAACTATTACAAGTGTGTATTCACAAACCGTAATTACCCAATGGAATTTTGATGGAAGTACAAATGCTGCGACAACAGGTTCTGGAGCTGCCACCATAGTAGTGGCAAGTGGCATACCATCGTTTCCTTCTGGGAATCCCGGTTCGGGTAAGTCATGGAGTGTTTCAGGCTTTCCGGCTCAGGGTTCCGGGTCTGGTACAGCAGGATTTAAATTTGCTGCCAGTACAGTAGGATACACTGGAATTTCTGTGTCACTTAGCATAGTGGGCTCTAATACGAGTTCTAAGTATTTCCAAATGCAATACACCATCAATGGTACAGATTGGGATAACGTAGGTATTGCAACGGAGGTTGGTTCAACTTCAGGTTCTAACTGGACGAGTATGAGCAATGCTATTCCTCCTACTGCCAACAATAATATCGATTTTGCGGTTAGAATTGTATCTGTATTCAATCCTTCTAATAACAATGTATACACACCGATTAGATCATCTTCGAATTATGCAACAGCAGGAGCAATAAGAGTGGATAATGTAACAATATCAGGAACAGGAAATACTTTAGCCGTTTCTAATATTAACAATTTGAAATATAATTTTATTAAAAACACATTCATTAAGGATGGTGGAATTACTTTCGGAACTCCAGTTAAAGATGTGAAAGTATATAATATATATGGTCAGATTGTGAAAACAGCTTCCATAAAAGAAAATGCAACTTTAAATGTTTCAGAATTACAAAAAGGAAACTATTTCGTTACAGGTATTGTGAATGGGCAACCGATCTCTCAAAAAGTCCTAATAGACTAA
- a CDS encoding T9SS type A sorting domain-containing protein, whose protein sequence is MKKVFTILSVTASLVFATAQNLVQNPGFETGTLAPWAAGWSTSYTAPNVIADAHTGAFGANYAATVTTGFYQNVNVTAGQQYTLSFWFKISGTGNGGRVWSNFLDAADNPINLFTNASDDPLRTYNLYLPKSAAWQQKTITFTVPANATRLQLHLRAYSNSSVSFDDFSLTTGTLAIGEVTASKYRLVKNTLVKDDGITFGAQVKNVKVYNMFGQVVKTASVRENETLNVAELQKGNYIVTGIINNELVSQKILID, encoded by the coding sequence ATGAAAAAAGTCTTTACAATTTTAAGCGTTACTGCATCATTGGTTTTTGCTACAGCGCAAAATTTAGTGCAAAATCCAGGTTTTGAAACTGGAACCTTAGCACCATGGGCTGCTGGTTGGAGTACTTCGTATACTGCACCTAATGTTATAGCAGATGCTCATACTGGTGCTTTTGGAGCAAATTACGCAGCAACTGTAACAACTGGATTTTATCAAAATGTGAACGTTACTGCTGGGCAGCAGTACACCTTAAGCTTTTGGTTTAAGATAAGTGGGACTGGTAATGGAGGAAGGGTCTGGAGTAACTTTTTAGATGCTGCAGATAATCCGATTAATCTTTTTACAAACGCTTCGGATGATCCATTAAGAACTTATAATCTATATTTGCCTAAAAGCGCAGCATGGCAGCAAAAAACAATTACATTTACTGTTCCTGCTAATGCTACAAGATTACAGTTACACCTTCGTGCATATAGTAACTCGAGCGTAAGTTTTGATGATTTTTCGCTAACAACAGGAACATTAGCTATCGGAGAAGTTACAGCATCTAAGTACAGACTTGTTAAAAATACTTTGGTTAAAGATGATGGAATTACTTTCGGAGCTCAGGTTAAAAATGTAAAAGTATATAACATGTTCGGACAGGTTGTAAAAACTGCTTCTGTAAGAGAAAATGAAACTTTAAATGTTGCTGAATTACAGAAAGGAAATTATATCGTTACAGGTATAATTAACAATGAACTGGTTTCTCAGAAAATTTTAATAGATTAA